Proteins encoded together in one Cervus canadensis isolate Bull #8, Minnesota chromosome 7, ASM1932006v1, whole genome shotgun sequence window:
- the PWP2 gene encoding periodic tryptophan protein 2 homolog isoform X2 yields MYHAPGRKREFNAFVLDKTYFGPYDETTCIDWTDDSRCFAVGSRDMSTWVFGAERWDNLIYYALGGHKDAIVACFFEASSLDLYTLSQDGALCVWQCDTLPEDLRLKAPTGWKADLLQREEEEEEEGAERETTIRGKATPAAEEQQGKVKYSRLAKYFFNKEGDFNNLTAATYHKKVHLLVTGFASGIFHLHELPEFNLIHSLSISDQRVASVAINSSGDWIAFGCSGLGQLLVWEWQSESYVLKQQGHFNSMVSLAYSPDGQYIVTGGDDGKVKVWNTLSGFCFVTFTEHSSGVTGVTFTTTGYVIVTSSMDGTVRAFDLHRYRNFRTFTSPRPTQFSCVAVDSSGEIVSAGAQDSFEVFIWSMQTGRLLDVLSGHEGPISGLCFNPMKSVLASASWDRTVRLWDMADSWRTTETLALTSDALAVTFRPDGAELAVATLNSQITFWDPENAVQTGSIEGRHDLKTGRKELDKITAKHSAKGKAFTTLCYSADGQSILAGGMSKFVCIYHVREQILRKKFEISCNLSLDAMEEFLNRRKMTEFGNLALIDQDAAEEGGVAIPLPGVKKGDMSSRHFKPEIRVTSLRFSPTGRCWAATTTEGLLIYSLDAQMLFDPFELDTSVTPARIRAALRQRDFTRAILLAFRLNERKLLQETLEAVPWDEIEIISSSLPDLYVEKVLEFLASSFEVSRHLEFYLIWTQKLLMVHGQKLKSRVGTLLPVVQFLQKSIQRHLDDVSKLCDWNRYNLQYALAVSKQRGLKRPSEPPGSEEEADASEDDDDSLHLLGGVPGHADGPLA; encoded by the exons CCTGGGAGGAAGCGGGAATTCAACGCATTCGTCCTGGACAAAACCTACTTTGGGCCGTATGACGAGACCACGTGCATTGACTGGACAGACGATTCCCG GTGCTTTGCAGTCGGGAGCAGAGACATGTCCACATGGGTGTTTGGGGCCGAGCGCTGGGACAACCTCATCTACTATGCGCTGGGGGGACACAAGGATGCCATCGTGGCCTGCTTCTTCGAGGCCAGCAGCCTGGAC CTGTACACGCTCAGCCAGGACGGCGCCCTGTGTGTGTGGCAGTGCGACACCCTTCCTGAAGACCTGAGGCTGAAGGCCCCCACAGGCTGGAAGGCAGACCTGctgcagagggaggaggaggaggaggaggagggggcagagagggagaCCACCATCCGTGGGAAGGCCACACCGGCTGCAGAGGAGCAGCAGGGGAAAGTGAAGTACTCACGGCTGGCCAA GTACTTTTTCAACAAAGAAGGAGATTTTAACAATCTGACGGCTGCTACATATCACAAGAAGGTCCACCTCTTGGTCACTGGTTTTGCTTCTGGAATCTTCCACCTTCACGAGCTCCCAGAATTCAACCTCATCCACTCGCTGAG CATCTCAGATCAGAGGGTTGCGTCCGTCGCCATCAACAGCTCTGGGGACTGGATCGCCTTCGGGTGCTCAG GCCTGGGCCAGCTGCTGGTGTGGGAGTGGCAGAGCGAGTCCTACGTGCTCAAGCAGCAGGGTCACTTCAACAGCATGGTGTCCCTGGCCTACTCCCCTGACGGGCAGTACATTGTGACCGGCGGGGACGATGGCAAG GTCAAGGTGTGGAACACCCTCAGTGGCTTCTGCTTTGTCACTTTCACGGAGCACTCAAGTGGAGTCACCGGCGTGACCTTCACCACCACCGGCTATGTCATCGTGACCTCCTCCATGGACGGGACTGTGCGCGCCTTCGATCTTCACAG GTACCGGAACTTCCGCACCTTCACATCCCCGCGCCCCACCCAGTTCTCCTGCGTGGCTGTGGACTCGAGCGGGGAGATCGTCTCTGCTGGGGCACAGGACTCTTTCGAGGTCTTCATCTGGTCTATGCAGACAGGCCGGCTCCTTGAT GTTTTGTCCGGCCACGAGGGGCCCATCAGCGGACTGTGTTTTAACCCCATGAAGTCGGTCCTGGCCAGCGCCTCCTGGGACAGGACGGTGCGTCTGTGGGACATGGCGGACAGCTGGAGGACCACAGAGACGCTGGCCCTCACCTCTGACG CTCTGGCCGTGACCTTTCGCCCTGATGGTGCCGAGCTGGCCGTGGCCACACTGAACTCACAGATCACCTTCTGGGACCCTGAGAACGCAGTGCAGACGGGCTCCATCGAGGGCAGGCACGACCTCAAGACAGGCAGGAAGGAGCTGGACAAGATCACCGCCAAGCACTCAGCAAAGGGGAA GGCCTTCACCACTCTGTGCTACTCCGCGGACGGCCAGAGCATCCTGGCGGGAGGGATGTCCAAGTTCGTGTGCATCTATCACGTCAGGGAGCAGATTCTCAGGAAGAAGTTCGAGATTTCCTGCAACCTGTCTCTGGACGCCATGGAG GAATTTTTGAATCGAAGGAAAATGACGGAGTTCGGCAACCTGGCACTCATTGACCAAGACGCTGCGGAGGAGGGCGGGGTCGCCATCCCACTGCCGGGCGTGAAGAAAG GTGACATGAGCTCCCGGCACTTCAAACCTGAGATCAGGGTGACTTCACTCCGCTTCTCCCCCACCG GGCGCTGCTGGGCGGCCACTACCACTGAGGGGCTCCTCATTTACTCCCTGGATGCCCAGATGCTCTTCGACCCGTTCGAGCTGGACACCAGCGTCACCCCTGCGCGGATCCGGGCGGCACTGCGCCAGCGGGACTTCACCAGGGCCATCCTCCTGGCCTTCCGGCTCAACGAGAGGAAGCtgctgcaggagaccctggaggcGGTGCCCTGGGACGAGA TCGAGATCATAAGCTCCTCCCTGCCAGACTTGTACGTGGAGAAGGTGCTGGAATTTTTAGCTTCGTCCTTTGAAGTATCTCGCCATCTAGAATTCTACCTCATATGGACTCAGAAATTGCTCATGGTGCACGGACAGAAGCTGAAGTCCAG AGTGGGGACGCTGCTGCCGGTGGTCCAGTTCCTTCAGAAGAGCATCCAGCGCCACTTGGACGATGTCTCCAAACT CTGCGACTGGAACCGCTACAACCTGCAGTACGCGTTGGCCGTCTCGAAGCAGCGGGGCCTGAAGCGGCCCTCAGAGCCGCCGGGCAGCGAGGAGGAGGCAGACGCATCCGAGGACGATGATGACAGTCTGCACCTGCTTGGGGGAGTGCCTGGGCACGCGGACGGGCCGTTGGCCTAG